From a region of the Myxococcus stipitatus genome:
- a CDS encoding trypsin-like serine peptidase, whose protein sequence is MSPSLLVSLVVALSLGAPAARASGPVCQAPPAPASQRASQVGQTHHQRFETPHPYTGDDVAPNATGLLHSDTLHHPGASYIAAHFERLELADGDFVVVRSPDGRRARRYDAPPPGTRAGFWAMHIPGDTAIVELHGAPGPRDAFGYRIDQYARGYSNAERGLFPGITEAVCGADDTDWAPCLGSSHPILYARARTVARLLINGNTACTGWLVGSQGHVLTNQHCIGSAEDAANTDFEFLAEGSACATSCANWMGCPGHVISGATLVQADAPRDYALVRLPVNPTASFGYLQLRAQGAVVDERIYVPQHPAGYGKKIAMRSTASADASGFAEVYSLTEPSCQTGGPNDVGYFADTQGGSSGAPVLGYADNLVVALHHCADCPNRGVPIQAIIGHLGANLPACALPSAGCPDPAGTGAPPPSPNPAPNAFPFTATNTNSAQQNTTNRKLVLGAGQSLALGTCGLTGAKVSGDSFLRLVSPAGVPVASNDDACGGRGSSLVFTATTTGEYEVRAGCYSNGSCSGTVVWELTGGQQPPSPLHGSFAFDVVNTNFAQQATANRELSLTAGQVLTVGTCGQPDSRFTGDTYLRLFSAGVEVAFNDDACSGRGSLLTYTAPRTGSVQVRIGCYGNTACSGNAVWDIQ, encoded by the coding sequence ATGTCCCCCTCCCTGCTCGTGAGTCTCGTGGTCGCGTTGTCGCTCGGCGCACCGGCCGCGCGGGCTTCCGGTCCCGTGTGCCAGGCGCCTCCGGCCCCCGCCTCCCAACGGGCCAGCCAGGTGGGCCAGACCCACCACCAGCGCTTCGAGACACCCCACCCCTACACGGGCGACGACGTGGCCCCCAACGCGACGGGGCTGCTCCACTCGGACACCCTCCATCACCCGGGCGCCAGCTACATCGCCGCGCACTTCGAGCGACTGGAGCTGGCGGACGGAGACTTCGTCGTGGTGCGCTCCCCGGATGGCCGCCGCGCGCGGCGCTACGACGCGCCTCCGCCGGGCACCCGCGCTGGCTTCTGGGCGATGCACATCCCCGGTGACACCGCCATCGTCGAGCTGCATGGCGCCCCCGGTCCCCGCGACGCGTTCGGCTACCGCATCGACCAGTACGCGCGGGGCTACTCCAACGCGGAGCGAGGCCTGTTCCCCGGAATCACCGAGGCCGTCTGTGGCGCGGACGATACCGACTGGGCGCCCTGCCTCGGTTCCTCGCACCCCATCCTCTACGCCCGCGCGCGGACGGTCGCCCGCCTGCTCATCAACGGCAACACCGCCTGCACCGGCTGGCTGGTGGGGAGCCAGGGCCATGTCCTGACCAACCAGCACTGCATCGGCTCCGCGGAGGACGCGGCGAACACGGACTTCGAGTTCCTGGCGGAGGGCTCCGCCTGCGCGACGTCGTGCGCGAACTGGATGGGCTGCCCGGGCCACGTCATCTCCGGCGCCACGCTGGTCCAGGCCGACGCCCCTCGCGACTACGCGCTCGTGCGGCTGCCGGTGAACCCCACCGCCAGCTTCGGCTACCTCCAGCTCAGGGCCCAGGGCGCGGTGGTGGACGAGCGCATCTACGTGCCGCAGCACCCCGCGGGCTACGGAAAGAAGATCGCCATGCGCTCGACGGCCAGCGCGGACGCCTCCGGCTTCGCGGAGGTCTACAGCCTCACCGAGCCCTCCTGCCAGACGGGAGGCCCCAACGACGTGGGCTACTTCGCCGACACCCAGGGGGGCTCCTCCGGCGCGCCCGTCCTCGGCTACGCGGACAACCTGGTGGTGGCGCTGCACCACTGCGCGGACTGTCCCAACCGGGGCGTCCCCATCCAGGCCATCATCGGTCACCTGGGAGCGAACCTCCCGGCGTGCGCCCTGCCCTCGGCGGGCTGCCCCGACCCCGCGGGCACGGGAGCGCCGCCCCCGTCACCCAACCCCGCGCCCAACGCCTTCCCCTTCACCGCCACCAACACCAACAGCGCCCAGCAGAACACCACCAACAGAAAGCTCGTCCTCGGCGCCGGACAGTCGCTCGCCCTGGGCACGTGCGGCCTGACGGGCGCGAAGGTGAGCGGCGATAGTTTCCTGCGCCTCGTCAGCCCCGCAGGCGTCCCCGTCGCCAGCAACGACGACGCCTGCGGCGGCCGGGGCTCCAGCCTCGTGTTCACCGCCACCACCACCGGCGAGTACGAGGTCCGGGCCGGCTGCTACTCCAATGGGAGCTGCTCGGGCACCGTCGTCTGGGAGCTGACCGGCGGCCAGCAGCCACCGTCGCCCCTGCACGGCAGCTTCGCCTTCGACGTCGTGAACACCAACTTCGCCCAGCAGGCGACGGCCAACCGGGAGCTGTCGCTGACCGCGGGCCAGGTCCTCACCGTGGGCACCTGCGGCCAGCCGGACTCCCGCTTCACCGGCGACACCTATCTGCGGCTGTTCAGCGCGGGCGTCGAGGTGGCCTTCAACGACGACGCGTGCAGCGGCCGGGGCAGCCTCCTCACGTACACGGCCCCGCGGACCGGCAGCGTGCAGGTGCGCATCGGCTGCTACGGAAACACCGCGTGCTCGGGCAACGCGGTCTGGGACATCCAGTAG
- a CDS encoding vitamin B12-dependent ribonucleotide reductase, whose translation MEKESSARPMVNGRERRAAGRKVKGASTGLGVERYFTTPGVDPADELAWEYRSASITGEDGKAVFEQKNIEVPRSWSMLATNVVASKYFRGTPGTPERETSVRKLVARVVDTLTRWGTEGGYFATDVDKEAFHAELTHLLLRQKASFNSPVWFNVGVEEKPQCSACFINSVDDSMESILTLARTEGMLFKYGSGTGSNLSTIRGSKELLAGGGTASGPVSFMKGFDAFAGVIKSGGKTRRAAKMVILNADHPDILEFIRCKASEEKKAWALIEAGYDPSFNGEAYSSVFFQNSNNSVRATDDFMKAVVAGTPWQTRAVRDGQPVETLEARALFREIAEAAHLCGDPGMQFDTTVNDWHTCSGTARINASNPCSEYMFLDDSACNLASLNLMHFRSIDGDFDVAAFKHAVDVMLLAQEIIVGFSRYPTERIEKNSHDYRPLGLGYANLGALLMASGLPYDSEAGRNYAAAITSLMCGEAYAMSARIAERQGPFAGYARNTESMLGVIRKHRKAAYHVSTEGVAPELHAAQKAAWDQALALGEAHGYRNSQVTVLAPTGTIGFMMDCDTTGIEPDIALIKYKKLVGGGMLKIVNQTVPLALERLGYPQTQTQDIIAALDKQETIEGAPHLKPEHLAVFDCAFKPARGTRSIHWMGHIQMMEAVQPFLSGAISKTVNMPSDSTVEDIEKAYLESWKRGLKAVAVYRDGCKRTQPLNTSKEAVKDTRATKEAAPADITPLKPEPRAMRRRLPDERRSITHKFSIGGHEGYLTVGMYEDGTPGELFIVMAKEGSVVSGLMDSFATSVSLALQYGVPLKVLVDKLSHTRFEPSGFTGNPAIPIAKSITDYIFRWLELKFLPSEEPVEDIVVSPSAPTTPQPALPAQVTSIHVPSASTRATWLNQADAPPCHTCGAIMVRSGACYKCGNCGATSGCS comes from the coding sequence ATGGAGAAGGAGTCGAGCGCGAGGCCCATGGTGAATGGGAGGGAGCGTCGCGCGGCGGGGCGCAAGGTGAAGGGGGCTTCGACGGGCCTGGGCGTGGAGCGCTACTTCACGACGCCCGGGGTGGACCCAGCGGACGAGCTGGCGTGGGAGTACCGCAGCGCGAGCATCACGGGTGAGGACGGCAAGGCGGTCTTCGAGCAGAAGAACATCGAAGTCCCCCGCTCGTGGTCGATGCTGGCGACGAACGTGGTGGCGTCGAAGTACTTCCGGGGCACACCGGGGACGCCCGAGCGCGAGACGAGCGTGCGCAAGCTGGTGGCGCGCGTGGTGGACACCCTCACGCGCTGGGGCACCGAGGGCGGCTACTTCGCCACGGACGTGGACAAGGAGGCGTTCCACGCGGAGCTGACGCACCTGCTGCTGCGGCAGAAGGCGTCGTTCAATTCGCCGGTCTGGTTCAACGTGGGCGTGGAGGAGAAGCCGCAGTGTTCGGCGTGCTTCATCAACAGCGTGGACGACTCCATGGAGTCCATCCTCACGCTGGCGCGCACGGAGGGCATGCTCTTCAAGTACGGCAGCGGCACGGGCAGCAACCTCTCCACCATCCGTGGCAGCAAGGAGCTGCTGGCGGGCGGGGGGACGGCTTCCGGCCCGGTGTCCTTCATGAAGGGCTTCGACGCCTTCGCCGGCGTCATCAAGAGCGGCGGCAAGACGCGCCGCGCGGCGAAGATGGTCATCCTCAACGCGGACCATCCGGACATCCTCGAGTTCATCCGCTGCAAGGCGAGCGAGGAGAAGAAGGCCTGGGCGCTCATCGAGGCGGGGTACGACCCCTCCTTCAACGGCGAGGCGTACTCGTCCGTCTTCTTCCAGAACTCGAACAACTCCGTGCGGGCCACCGACGACTTCATGAAGGCGGTGGTGGCGGGCACGCCGTGGCAGACGCGCGCGGTGCGTGACGGGCAGCCGGTGGAGACGCTCGAGGCGCGGGCGCTGTTCCGGGAGATCGCCGAGGCGGCGCACCTGTGCGGCGACCCGGGCATGCAGTTCGACACCACGGTGAACGACTGGCACACGTGCTCGGGCACCGCGCGCATCAACGCGTCGAACCCCTGCTCGGAGTACATGTTCCTCGACGACTCGGCCTGCAACCTGGCGTCGCTGAACCTGATGCACTTCCGCAGCATCGACGGCGACTTCGACGTGGCCGCGTTCAAGCACGCGGTGGACGTCATGCTGCTGGCGCAGGAGATCATCGTCGGCTTCTCGCGCTACCCCACCGAGCGCATCGAGAAGAACAGCCACGACTACCGTCCGCTGGGGCTGGGCTACGCCAACCTGGGCGCGCTGCTGATGGCGTCGGGTCTGCCGTACGATTCGGAGGCGGGGCGCAACTACGCGGCGGCCATCACCTCCCTGATGTGCGGCGAGGCGTACGCGATGAGCGCGCGCATCGCGGAGCGGCAGGGGCCGTTCGCCGGCTACGCCCGGAACACGGAGTCGATGCTCGGCGTCATCCGCAAGCACCGCAAGGCCGCCTACCACGTCTCCACGGAGGGCGTGGCCCCGGAGCTGCACGCGGCGCAGAAGGCGGCGTGGGACCAGGCGCTGGCGCTCGGCGAGGCGCATGGCTACCGCAACAGCCAGGTGACGGTGCTGGCGCCCACGGGGACCATCGGCTTCATGATGGACTGCGACACCACGGGCATCGAGCCGGACATCGCGCTCATCAAGTACAAGAAGCTGGTGGGCGGGGGCATGTTGAAGATCGTCAACCAGACGGTCCCCCTCGCCCTGGAGCGGCTGGGCTACCCCCAGACCCAGACGCAGGACATCATCGCCGCGCTGGACAAGCAGGAGACCATCGAGGGCGCGCCGCACCTCAAGCCCGAGCACCTGGCGGTGTTCGACTGCGCCTTCAAGCCCGCGCGTGGCACGCGCAGCATCCACTGGATGGGCCACATCCAGATGATGGAGGCGGTGCAGCCCTTCCTCTCCGGCGCCATCTCCAAGACGGTGAACATGCCCTCGGACTCCACCGTGGAGGACATCGAGAAGGCCTACCTGGAGTCGTGGAAGCGCGGCCTCAAGGCGGTCGCGGTCTACCGTGACGGATGCAAGCGGACGCAGCCGCTGAACACGTCGAAGGAGGCGGTGAAGGATACCCGCGCGACGAAGGAGGCCGCGCCCGCGGACATCACGCCCCTGAAGCCGGAGCCTCGCGCGATGCGGCGGCGGCTGCCGGACGAGCGCCGCTCCATCACCCACAAGTTCTCCATCGGCGGCCACGAGGGCTACCTGACGGTGGGCATGTACGAGGACGGCACGCCGGGCGAGCTGTTCATCGTCATGGCCAAGGAGGGCTCGGTGGTGAGCGGGCTGATGGACAGCTTCGCCACCAGCGTGTCGCTCGCGCTCCAGTACGGCGTGCCGCTCAAGGTGCTGGTGGACAAGCTGAGCCACACGCGCTTCGAGCCCAGCGGCTTCACCGGCAACCCGGCCATCCCCATCGCCAAGTCCATCACCGACTACATCTTCCGGTGGCTGGAGCTGAAGTTCCTCCCCAGCGAGGAGCCGGTGGAGGACATCGTGGTGTCCCCCTCGGCGCCGACGACCCCGCAGCCCGCCCTGCCCGCGCAGGTGACGTCCATCCACGTGCCCTCGGCCAGCACCCGCGCGACGTGGCTCAACCAGGCGGACGCGCCCCCGTGCCACACGTGCGGAGCCATCATGGTGCGCAGCGGTGCCTGCTACAAATGCGGCAACTGCGGCGCCACCAGCGGCTGCAGCTGA
- a CDS encoding (2Fe-2S) ferredoxin domain-containing protein: MPPPFQRHVFVCTNRRPDGHPKGCCASKGAEEVRAAFKAELDKRGVKGRMRANAAGCLDTCSFGVSVVVYPEGTWYGGVKVEDVPEIVEEHLMQGRPVERLLMPFSRKEKAGS; encoded by the coding sequence ATGCCTCCTCCGTTCCAGCGACATGTCTTCGTGTGTACCAACCGACGCCCCGACGGGCACCCCAAGGGGTGCTGTGCGTCGAAGGGGGCCGAGGAGGTCCGGGCCGCGTTCAAGGCGGAGTTGGACAAGCGCGGCGTGAAGGGGCGCATGCGGGCCAACGCCGCGGGGTGCCTCGACACCTGCTCCTTCGGCGTCTCCGTGGTCGTCTACCCGGAGGGCACCTGGTACGGCGGAGTGAAGGTGGAGGACGTCCCCGAAATCGTCGAGGAGCACCTGATGCAGGGCCGCCCGGTGGAGCGGCTGTTGATGCCCTTCTCCCGCAAGGAGAAGGCGGGGAGCTGA
- a CDS encoding lytic polysaccharide monooxygenase auxiliary activity family 9 protein: MHPAIQRPLSSSLVVLSLLSASLAQAHGSMEVPLSRVYSCFKEGPETPKSAACKAAIQVGGTQALYDWNGVRQGAANGRHRELIPDGKLCSAANESHKGLDLARADWPSTLIAPDASGRFEFVFHATAVHATAYFHLYVTKEGYDPMRPLKWSDLEDAPFCTLTAPSAPTNNRYRFTCPFPQGRTGPHVIYTIWQRSDSPEAFYACNDVKFSDTPPPPTSWKELGAVLAREDLPAQSKVTLRVFNSGGGDAETHPLTLGAATPAATWMYNLAQRVNSTSSRVQVGVLQASGGVVPEQSATANRVYSREASDTFQLDIEKPTGGGETPQYAYPDGLASYIAGTLVQGTDGHVYRCKPFPYSGWCKGAAPYYAPGTGSHWTDAWEFVR; the protein is encoded by the coding sequence ATGCACCCAGCAATCCAGAGGCCCCTCTCGTCGTCGCTCGTCGTCTTGTCGCTGCTGTCCGCGAGCCTGGCCCAGGCGCACGGCTCCATGGAGGTCCCGCTCAGCCGCGTCTACAGCTGCTTCAAGGAGGGGCCGGAGACGCCCAAGTCCGCGGCGTGCAAGGCCGCCATCCAGGTGGGCGGCACCCAGGCGCTCTATGACTGGAACGGCGTGCGGCAGGGCGCGGCCAATGGCCGCCACCGCGAGCTCATCCCGGACGGCAAGCTGTGCAGCGCGGCGAACGAGAGCCACAAGGGGCTGGACCTGGCGCGCGCGGACTGGCCCTCCACGCTCATCGCCCCGGACGCCAGCGGGCGGTTCGAGTTCGTCTTCCACGCCACGGCCGTGCACGCCACGGCCTACTTCCACCTCTACGTCACGAAGGAGGGCTACGACCCCATGCGGCCGTTGAAGTGGTCGGACCTGGAGGACGCGCCCTTCTGCACGCTGACGGCGCCCTCGGCCCCGACGAACAACCGCTACCGCTTCACCTGTCCGTTCCCCCAGGGGCGCACCGGGCCGCACGTCATCTACACCATCTGGCAGCGCTCGGACTCCCCGGAGGCCTTCTACGCCTGCAACGACGTGAAGTTCAGCGACACGCCGCCGCCGCCCACCTCCTGGAAGGAGCTGGGCGCGGTGCTGGCCCGCGAGGACCTGCCCGCGCAGAGCAAGGTGACGCTGCGCGTGTTCAACAGCGGCGGCGGTGACGCGGAGACGCACCCGCTGACGCTCGGCGCCGCGACGCCCGCGGCCACGTGGATGTACAACCTCGCGCAGCGGGTCAACAGCACGTCCAGCCGCGTCCAGGTGGGCGTGCTGCAAGCCTCCGGCGGCGTCGTCCCCGAGCAGAGCGCGACCGCCAACCGCGTCTACTCGCGCGAGGCCAGCGACACCTTCCAGCTCGACATCGAGAAGCCCACCGGCGGCGGCGAGACGCCGCAGTACGCGTACCCCGACGGGCTCGCCAGCTACATCGCCGGCACGCTCGTGCAGGGCACCGACGGGCACGTCTACCGCTGCAAGCCCTTCCCCTACTCCGGCTGGTGCAAGGGCGCCGCGCCCTACTACGCCCCCGGCACCGGCAGCCACTGGACGGACGCCTGGGAGTTCGTGCGCTAG
- a CDS encoding Bax inhibitor-1/YccA family protein, which yields MAWETSGWQTDERGSVDSVLVRESQRAFMSRVHGWMFGGLLVTGTMMMVTLANESLLRLVASWPLAFILVQLGAVFALSFLAPRLSGPAAGALFIGYSALTGMTFSILALVYTFASMGQAFFLTAGVYGAMALYGTFTKKDLSGWATFLFMGLFGIVIAGIVNLFVQSDALSFVKSCAAVLVFAGLTAYDTQKLREMHAGTGYSSAATVSIVGALTLYLDFINLFLALLRLFGRRR from the coding sequence ATGGCCTGGGAAACTTCGGGGTGGCAGACGGACGAGCGCGGCTCGGTCGATTCCGTGCTCGTGCGGGAGTCACAGCGCGCGTTCATGTCGCGCGTGCACGGGTGGATGTTCGGAGGACTGCTCGTCACCGGCACCATGATGATGGTGACGCTGGCCAACGAGTCCCTCCTGCGACTGGTGGCCAGCTGGCCGCTGGCCTTCATCCTGGTGCAGCTCGGCGCGGTGTTCGCGCTGTCGTTCCTGGCGCCGCGACTGTCCGGGCCGGCGGCCGGCGCGCTCTTCATCGGCTACTCGGCGCTGACGGGGATGACGTTCTCCATCCTCGCGCTCGTCTACACGTTCGCCAGCATGGGGCAGGCGTTCTTCCTGACCGCGGGCGTGTACGGCGCGATGGCCCTGTACGGCACCTTCACCAAGAAGGACCTGAGCGGCTGGGCCACGTTCCTCTTCATGGGGCTGTTCGGCATCGTCATCGCCGGCATCGTCAACCTCTTCGTGCAGAGTGACGCGCTGTCCTTCGTCAAGTCGTGCGCGGCCGTCCTCGTCTTCGCCGGCCTGACGGCGTACGACACGCAGAAGCTGCGGGAGATGCACGCCGGCACGGGCTACAGCAGCGCCGCCACGGTGAGCATCGTGGGCGCGCTGACGCTCTACCTGGACTTCATCAACCTGTTCCTCGCCCTCCTGCGACTGTTCGGCCGTCGCCGGTAG